Proteins encoded within one genomic window of Gammaproteobacteria bacterium:
- a CDS encoding glycosyltransferase family 4 protein: MAEPLIAHINLARGFRGGERQTELLVHGLAAAGWRQRLVVRRGEPLALRLAGIPGAELRQVPGNVLAAALALRGADLVHVHEARALQAAWLGSLAGGAPYLVTRRVQQGPSHHALNRAMYRRAARVAVLSRAIAASLAALEPALACEVIPSASAGLSATPGRVAELRRRFGGDFIVGHVGALVDSHKGQRQIVEMARETARSAPGISYVLVGSGRDEAALRAEATGLPNLHFAGEVRDVGNHLAAMDVFLYPSRHEGLGSILLDAMAFGLPVVATRVGGIPEVVVHGSGGLLCEVDDVAGLTAAVLTLHADPALRERMAAANRERARGFSPETMTNRYIDLYRSLLPGAAASHA, from the coding sequence GTGGCCGAACCGCTCATCGCCCACATCAACCTGGCGCGGGGCTTCCGCGGCGGCGAGCGGCAGACCGAGTTGCTGGTGCATGGCCTGGCCGCGGCCGGCTGGCGGCAGCGGCTGGTGGTGCGCCGCGGTGAGCCCCTGGCACTGCGGCTGGCCGGCATTCCCGGTGCGGAGCTGCGGCAGGTGCCGGGCAATGTGCTGGCGGCGGCACTGGCGCTGCGCGGGGCCGACCTGGTCCACGTCCACGAGGCGCGCGCGCTGCAGGCGGCATGGCTCGGCAGCCTGGCGGGCGGGGCTCCCTACCTGGTGACGCGGCGCGTGCAGCAGGGCCCCTCGCACCATGCACTCAACCGCGCCATGTACCGCCGCGCCGCGCGCGTTGCCGTGCTGTCCCGGGCCATCGCCGCATCGCTGGCGGCGCTGGAGCCCGCGCTCGCCTGCGAGGTGATCCCGAGCGCCAGCGCGGGGCTCAGTGCCACGCCAGGCCGGGTGGCCGAGCTGCGCCGGCGCTTCGGCGGTGATTTCATCGTCGGCCATGTCGGCGCGCTGGTGGACTCCCACAAGGGCCAGCGGCAGATCGTGGAGATGGCCCGCGAGACCGCGCGCAGCGCTCCCGGCATTTCCTACGTGCTGGTCGGCTCCGGGCGCGACGAGGCGGCGCTGCGCGCCGAGGCCACCGGGCTGCCCAACCTGCACTTCGCCGGGGAGGTCCGCGATGTCGGCAACCATCTGGCCGCCATGGACGTCTTTCTCTATCCTTCGCGGCACGAGGGCCTCGGCTCCATCCTGCTCGACGCCATGGCCTTCGGCCTGCCGGTGGTCGCCACGCGCGTCGGCGGCATACCGGAAGTGGTGGTCCATGGCAGCGGTGGCCTGCTTTGCGAGGTGGACGACGTGGCCGGACTCACTGCCGCGGTACTGACCCTGCATGCCGATCCCGCGTTGCGCGAGCGCATGGCGGCGGCCAACCGCGAGCGTGCCCGCGGCTTCTCTCCCGAGACCATGACCAACCGTTACATCGACCTCTACCGGAGCCTGCTCCCCGGGGCAGCGGCAAGCCACGCATGA
- the gmd gene encoding GDP-mannose 4,6-dehydratase, which yields MKKALITGITGQDGSYLAELLLEKGYEVHGIVRRASTFNWSRIEHLMKDPHERELPLILHYGDLGDSSSLLRILLKVRPDEVYNLAAQSHVAVSFDLPEYTGDITGIGAARLLEALRASGLPARFYQASSSELYGKVVETPQSETTPFHPRSPYACAKAYSFYLTRNYREAYGMYAVNGILFNHESPRRGENFVTRKISFGLARILAGLQDCLYLGNFEARRDWGYAREYVEGMWRMLQQPQADDYVLATGRTASVREFLELCLERVGIRFEREGEGAAERYVDRRSGKTVVAVDPHYYRPAEVDLLLGDASKARRVLGWEARTTLAELATLMIEADCKLHGVRPGAA from the coding sequence ATGAAGAAGGCACTGATCACCGGCATCACCGGCCAGGATGGCTCCTACCTCGCCGAACTCCTGCTGGAAAAGGGCTACGAGGTGCACGGCATCGTCCGGCGCGCCTCCACCTTCAACTGGAGCCGCATCGAGCACCTGATGAAGGACCCCCACGAGCGCGAGCTGCCGCTGATCCTGCACTACGGCGACCTCGGGGATTCCAGTTCGCTGCTGCGCATCCTGCTCAAGGTGCGGCCCGACGAGGTCTACAACCTCGCGGCACAGAGCCACGTGGCCGTCAGCTTCGACCTGCCGGAGTACACCGGCGACATCACCGGGATCGGCGCCGCTCGCCTGCTGGAGGCGCTGCGCGCCAGTGGCCTGCCGGCGCGCTTCTACCAGGCGAGCAGCAGCGAACTCTACGGCAAGGTGGTGGAGACGCCGCAATCGGAGACCACACCGTTCCATCCGCGCAGTCCCTATGCCTGCGCCAAGGCCTACAGCTTCTACCTGACGCGCAACTACCGCGAGGCCTACGGCATGTACGCGGTCAACGGCATCCTCTTCAACCACGAGTCACCGCGGCGGGGCGAGAATTTCGTCACCCGCAAGATCAGCTTCGGCCTGGCGCGCATCCTTGCCGGCCTGCAGGACTGCCTCTACCTCGGCAATTTCGAGGCACGGCGCGACTGGGGCTATGCCAGGGAGTACGTCGAGGGGATGTGGCGGATGCTGCAGCAGCCGCAGGCGGACGACTACGTCCTCGCCACCGGCCGCACCGCCTCGGTGCGCGAGTTCCTCGAGCTCTGCCTGGAGCGCGTCGGCATCCGCTTCGAGCGCGAGGGCGAGGGGGCCGCCGAGCGCTACGTCGACCGGCGCAGCGGCAAGACCGTGGTCGCCGTCGATCCCCACTACTACCGGCCGGCCGAAGTGGACCTGCTGCTCGGCGACGCCAGCAAGGCGCGCCGCGTGCTCGGCTGGGAGGCGCGGACCACGCTGGCGGAACTCGCCACGCTGATGATCGAGGCGGACTGCAAGCTCCACGGCGTCCGGCCCGGGGCGGCCTGA
- the lpxL gene encoding LpxL/LpxP family Kdo(2)-lipid IV(A) lauroyl/palmitoleoyl acyltransferase → MKPDPAIAPPSLLRFWQPRHWPTWLGFGLLWLLVLLPFRAQRAVGSALGWLGLALARRRRSIAATNLRLCFPHLGDAARRDLLRRHFASLGLQVIEVGMSAWASDARIRRLWRVEGLEHLQGALAAGRGAIIVSGHFAAVEFSGRRLCMDTPDMAAIYRPNRNPLVDAFLARVRRRSAGHLIPKDSIRRFIRRLAEGDAVWYAPDQSFRRKGSVLVPFLGVPAMTNTALSALARVSKAPVVPYFAARRADGKGYELRIEPPLENFPGDDPAADAMRINAIIERHVHQAPEQYFWVHRRFKGRPAPLADPYTRPGEDPRPPATAE, encoded by the coding sequence ATGAAACCCGATCCCGCCATCGCCCCACCCTCGCTGCTGCGCTTCTGGCAACCGCGCCACTGGCCAACCTGGCTCGGCTTCGGCCTGCTGTGGCTGCTGGTGTTGCTGCCCTTCCGCGCGCAGCGGGCGGTCGGTTCCGCCCTGGGATGGCTGGGACTGGCGCTGGCCCGCCGCAGGCGCAGCATCGCCGCCACCAACCTGCGGCTGTGTTTTCCGCATCTCGGGGACGCCGCGCGCCGGGATCTGCTGCGTCGCCATTTCGCCTCGCTGGGACTGCAGGTCATCGAAGTCGGCATGTCGGCCTGGGCCAGCGACGCCCGGATCCGCCGGCTCTGGCGGGTCGAGGGACTGGAGCACCTGCAGGGCGCCCTCGCCGCGGGGCGCGGCGCCATCATCGTCAGCGGGCACTTCGCGGCGGTGGAGTTCTCCGGCAGGCGGCTGTGCATGGACACGCCCGACATGGCTGCCATCTACCGCCCGAACCGCAATCCGCTGGTGGATGCCTTCCTGGCGCGGGTCCGGCGCCGCAGTGCCGGGCACCTCATTCCCAAGGACAGCATCCGCCGCTTCATCCGCCGGCTCGCCGAAGGGGATGCCGTCTGGTACGCCCCGGACCAGAGCTTCCGTCGCAAGGGCAGCGTGCTGGTGCCGTTCCTCGGCGTACCGGCGATGACGAACACCGCCCTGTCCGCATTGGCACGGGTCAGCAAGGCGCCCGTGGTGCCGTACTTCGCCGCCCGACGCGCCGATGGCAAGGGCTACGAACTGCGCATCGAACCGCCACTGGAGAACTTCCCGGGCGATGACCCGGCCGCCGACGCGATGAGGATCAATGCCATCATCGAGCGCCACGTGCACCAGGCTCCGGAGCAGTACTTCTGGGTGCACCGGCGCTTCAAGGGGCGGCCGGCGCCACTTGCCGATCCCTACACCAGGCCCGGCGAGGATCCACGGCCACCGGCGACGGCCGAGTAG
- a CDS encoding glycosyltransferase family 9 protein, whose product MPPSSGRPPGNGPESLCLVRLSAIGDCCHTLPVVRTLQAAWPRTQLTWVIGRTEHGLLKGVDGVEFIIFDKTRPWASLADIRRQLRGRHFPVLLHMHASMRANLASRMVDAGRRIGFDRRRARDWQWLFTNERIAARPEQHVMDGLFGFLEHLGIEQRVLRWDIPLGDADRAFAAALAPGTGPMVVISPCSSQRFRNYRNWRLENYVEVLAHLQGAHGARIILTGAGTAIEGEYAAALAAAATAPVENLVGRTSLKQLLAVIDRADLVICPDSGPAHMATAVSTPVIGLYATSNRLRTGPYFSQDLVVDRYPDAVQREFGVPPAQLRWGQRVRDPAAMDLITPAEVIARVDEVLGK is encoded by the coding sequence ATGCCACCTTCATCCGGTCGACCACCAGGGAATGGGCCGGAATCGCTGTGCCTCGTGCGGCTCTCGGCCATCGGCGACTGCTGCCACACGCTCCCCGTCGTCAGGACCCTCCAGGCTGCCTGGCCACGCACGCAGCTGACCTGGGTGATCGGCAGGACCGAGCACGGGCTCTTGAAAGGCGTAGACGGCGTCGAGTTTATCATCTTCGACAAGACCCGGCCGTGGGCCAGCCTCGCCGACATCCGCCGGCAGCTGCGCGGGCGGCACTTCCCGGTGCTGCTCCACATGCACGCCTCGATGCGCGCCAACCTCGCGAGCCGCATGGTCGATGCAGGCCGCCGCATCGGTTTCGATCGCCGCCGCGCCCGCGACTGGCAATGGCTGTTCACCAACGAACGCATCGCGGCGCGGCCGGAGCAGCACGTGATGGACGGCCTGTTCGGCTTCCTCGAGCACCTCGGCATCGAGCAGCGCGTGCTGCGCTGGGACATCCCGCTTGGCGATGCCGACCGCGCATTCGCCGCCGCCCTTGCGCCCGGCACGGGCCCGATGGTGGTCATCAGCCCCTGCAGCAGCCAGCGTTTCCGCAACTACCGCAACTGGCGCCTGGAGAACTACGTCGAGGTGCTGGCCCACCTGCAAGGCGCCCACGGTGCGCGGATCATCCTCACCGGCGCCGGGACGGCGATCGAGGGCGAGTACGCCGCGGCGCTCGCCGCGGCGGCGACCGCTCCCGTCGAGAACCTGGTCGGCCGCACCAGCCTGAAGCAGCTGCTGGCGGTCATCGACCGCGCCGACCTCGTCATCTGCCCCGATTCGGGTCCGGCGCACATGGCCACGGCCGTGAGCACGCCGGTGATCGGCCTCTACGCCACCTCCAACCGCCTGCGCACCGGCCCGTACTTCAGCCAGGACCTGGTCGTGGACCGCTACCCGGATGCCGTGCAACGCGAATTCGGCGTGCCGCCTGCGCAACTGCGCTGGGGCCAGCGGGTGCGCGATCCGGCAGCCATGGACCTGATCACGCCGGCCGAGGTGATCGCCCGGGTCGACGAGGTTCTGGGAAAATGA
- the rfaD gene encoding ADP-glyceromanno-heptose 6-epimerase produces the protein MIIVTGGAGFIGSNIVRRLNEAGITEILVVDDLSDGHKAMNLSAARIADYMDHEEFLARMQARREFGARVLGVLHQGACTVTTEWDGRLMMRRNHEFSRELLHWCLAGKVPLVYASSASVYGAGREFRVAPECERPINVYAWSKLVFDQHARRCIAAARSQVVGLRYFNVYGPGEAHKAGMASVVWHFHNQLQQGAEVRLFEGSHGYGPGEQLRDFIHVDDIARANLWFLEHGGTRGIFNLGTGRARSFNDVARAVIAWHGRGSIRYVPFPPGLMAGYQSFTEADLSTLRLAGYQHEFIGLEDGVRAYLDTLAAAAP, from the coding sequence ATGATCATCGTCACCGGCGGCGCCGGCTTCATCGGCTCGAACATCGTGCGGCGGCTGAACGAGGCCGGCATCACCGAGATCCTCGTGGTGGATGACCTCAGCGACGGGCACAAGGCCATGAACCTGTCCGCTGCGCGCATCGCCGATTACATGGACCACGAGGAGTTCCTCGCCCGCATGCAGGCGCGCCGGGAATTCGGCGCCAGGGTCCTCGGCGTGCTGCACCAGGGAGCCTGCACCGTCACCACCGAGTGGGATGGCCGCCTGATGATGCGGCGCAACCACGAGTTCTCGCGCGAGCTGCTGCACTGGTGCCTGGCCGGGAAGGTGCCGCTGGTCTACGCCTCGTCCGCCTCGGTCTACGGCGCCGGCCGCGAGTTCCGCGTCGCGCCCGAGTGCGAGCGGCCCATCAACGTCTACGCCTGGTCCAAGCTGGTGTTCGACCAGCATGCGCGGCGGTGCATCGCCGCCGCCCGCTCGCAGGTGGTGGGCCTGCGCTATTTCAATGTCTACGGGCCGGGAGAGGCCCACAAGGCCGGCATGGCCAGCGTCGTCTGGCACTTCCACAACCAGCTGCAGCAGGGCGCGGAAGTGCGCCTGTTCGAGGGCAGCCATGGCTACGGCCCGGGCGAGCAGTTGCGCGACTTCATCCATGTCGATGATATCGCCCGCGCCAACCTCTGGTTCCTCGAGCACGGCGGCACCCGCGGCATCTTCAACCTCGGCACCGGCCGGGCACGCAGCTTCAACGACGTGGCCCGGGCGGTGATTGCCTGGCACGGCCGCGGCAGCATCCGCTACGTGCCGTTTCCCCCGGGCCTCATGGCCGGATACCAGAGCTTCACCGAGGCGGACCTGTCGACCCTGCGCCTGGCCGGTTACCAGCACGAGTTCATCGGCCTGGAGGACGGCGTGCGCGCCTACCTCGATACGCTGGCCGCCGCGGCGCCGTGA
- a CDS encoding 3-deoxy-D-manno-octulosonic acid kinase codes for MLSVERVERIGESVILYDASLANHMREAWFDPASWPDAPRAPGYAGGRGATLFIRCEAQDWVLRHYHRGGRIARIAGDSFFWTGEQRVRSFLEWRLLARLQDAGLPAPRPVAARYRRSGIRYRADIITVRLPGVVPLSTRMAAGPLPAAVWRRVGECIGRFHAAGVFHADLTAHNLQIDTADGIFLLDFDRGRIMPGPGAWQRRNLERLHRSFTKITAGGTGGFSTAAWDDLLAGYSAVAGGRGSSPGLV; via the coding sequence ATGCTTTCGGTGGAGCGGGTAGAGCGAATCGGCGAGAGCGTCATCCTATACGATGCCTCCCTCGCCAACCACATGCGCGAGGCGTGGTTCGACCCGGCCAGCTGGCCCGATGCGCCGCGTGCGCCGGGCTACGCGGGAGGTCGCGGCGCCACGCTGTTCATCCGCTGCGAGGCGCAGGACTGGGTGCTGCGCCACTACCATCGCGGTGGCCGCATCGCCCGGATCGCCGGTGACAGCTTTTTCTGGACCGGCGAGCAGCGCGTCCGCTCCTTTCTCGAATGGCGCCTGCTGGCACGGCTGCAGGACGCCGGCCTGCCTGCCCCGCGACCGGTGGCCGCTCGTTACCGGCGCTCCGGCATCCGCTACCGCGCCGACATCATCACCGTGCGCCTGCCCGGGGTGGTGCCATTGTCGACGCGCATGGCCGCGGGACCGTTGCCGGCAGCGGTGTGGCGGCGTGTCGGCGAGTGCATCGGCCGCTTCCACGCAGCCGGTGTCTTCCATGCGGACCTGACCGCGCACAACCTGCAGATCGATACCGCCGACGGCATCTTCCTGCTGGACTTCGATCGCGGGCGCATCATGCCCGGGCCGGGCGCCTGGCAACGGCGCAACCTCGAGCGGCTGCACCGCTCGTTCACCAAGATCACGGCTGGCGGCACCGGCGGCTTCAGCACCGCTGCCTGGGATGACCTGCTCGCCGGCTACTCGGCCGTCGCCGGTGGCCGTGGATCCTCGCCGGGCCTGGTGTAG
- a CDS encoding Kdo hydroxylase family protein yields the protein MMETFDEPRLAAAGPRDLSDILERGGIVYLPRCPVPLPAAADLDVLRNELPAHMKRKNVSYHPEGDRVSGLATTAPVYATTHRVLTRLRKDIAAWTRQVMPGLMQGADIGTCSFRPMEEAGRAIDAHKASELIHIDAGAYGATNGNRILRFLVNANPTRDRVWASKGDFASVFARHAERAGFTGPGGHVGRLEKNLFDRLFSVLVRSLAAAVPMAKVLDSSPYDRAMKRFHDYLKDNPGFQAEVETHVEMRFAPGSAWLVFADGVSHGCLSGQYCFIWTALTPLANMRHPEYAPINVLRAAA from the coding sequence ATGATGGAAACCTTCGATGAACCCCGACTCGCCGCGGCCGGCCCGCGTGACCTGAGCGATATCCTCGAACGCGGTGGCATCGTCTACCTGCCACGGTGCCCGGTACCGCTCCCCGCTGCGGCGGACCTCGATGTCCTGCGCAACGAGTTGCCGGCCCACATGAAGCGCAAGAACGTCAGCTACCATCCCGAGGGCGACCGCGTCAGCGGACTGGCCACCACGGCGCCGGTCTACGCCACCACGCACCGGGTCCTCACGCGGCTGCGCAAGGACATCGCGGCCTGGACGCGGCAGGTCATGCCCGGGCTGATGCAGGGCGCGGACATCGGCACCTGCAGCTTCCGTCCCATGGAGGAGGCAGGGCGGGCCATCGATGCGCACAAGGCCAGCGAGCTCATCCACATCGATGCCGGGGCCTATGGCGCCACCAACGGCAACCGCATCCTGCGCTTCCTCGTCAACGCCAACCCGACGCGGGACCGGGTCTGGGCCAGCAAGGGCGATTTCGCCAGTGTCTTCGCCCGCCACGCCGAGCGCGCCGGCTTCACCGGGCCAGGGGGCCATGTCGGGCGGCTCGAGAAGAACCTCTTCGACCGCCTGTTTTCAGTCCTGGTGCGCAGCCTGGCTGCCGCGGTGCCGATGGCCAAGGTGCTCGACAGCAGCCCCTACGACCGCGCCATGAAGCGCTTCCACGACTACCTCAAGGACAATCCCGGGTTCCAGGCCGAGGTCGAGACCCACGTGGAGATGCGCTTCGCACCGGGTTCGGCATGGCTGGTGTTCGCCGATGGCGTCAGCCACGGATGCCTCTCCGGGCAGTACTGTTTCATCTGGACGGCGCTGACGCCGCTCGCGAACATGCGCCACCCGGAATACGCGCCCATCAACGTGCTGCGCGCCGCCGCCTGA
- the waaF gene encoding lipopolysaccharide heptosyltransferase II: MAGGERILVVGPAWVGDMVMAQSLFRLLRVLDPDAVIDVVGPPWSVPLAARMPEIRRGIALGVAHGELALARRRRLGVTLRDEGHERAIVLPRSLKAALLPWFARIPVRTGFAAEGRSWLLTDPRRLDRQLLDQTVKRFLALGLPLGAPLPEPLPPSLRIDAANRDALLRRFGLGQAPAVALMPGAAFGPAKQWPVGHFAELARLLVAQGHEVWVLGSAGERPLGEQIRAAAGTGVHDLCGQTRLEDSVDLLATAHTAVTNDSGLMHVAAAAGTRVVAIFGSTSPRFTPPLTRRCHIHYLELDCSPCFQRECPLGHLRCLREITPQAVAASVLAPAILPAEPNQPPAVAVPARPQRIET, encoded by the coding sequence ATGGCGGGCGGCGAGCGCATCCTGGTCGTCGGCCCCGCCTGGGTCGGGGACATGGTCATGGCGCAGTCGCTGTTCCGCCTGCTGCGCGTGCTCGACCCCGACGCCGTCATCGACGTGGTGGGGCCGCCCTGGTCGGTGCCGCTCGCCGCGCGCATGCCCGAGATCCGCCGGGGCATCGCGCTCGGCGTGGCGCATGGCGAGCTGGCGCTGGCGCGCCGTCGCCGGCTTGGCGTGACGCTGCGTGACGAGGGCCATGAGCGCGCCATCGTGCTGCCGCGCTCGCTGAAGGCGGCGCTGCTGCCCTGGTTCGCGCGCATCCCGGTGCGCACCGGGTTCGCCGCCGAGGGGCGCAGCTGGCTGCTCACCGACCCGCGCCGGCTCGACCGGCAGCTGCTCGACCAGACGGTCAAGCGTTTTCTTGCGCTCGGCCTGCCTCTCGGGGCACCGCTCCCCGAACCGCTCCCGCCGTCGCTGCGCATCGATGCGGCGAACCGCGACGCCCTCCTGCGGCGCTTCGGGCTGGGGCAGGCGCCGGCGGTGGCGCTGATGCCGGGTGCGGCCTTCGGGCCCGCGAAGCAGTGGCCGGTCGGCCACTTCGCCGAACTGGCACGGCTGCTCGTGGCGCAGGGCCACGAGGTCTGGGTGCTGGGCTCCGCCGGCGAACGCCCGCTGGGCGAGCAGATCCGCGCTGCGGCGGGGACCGGGGTGCACGACCTCTGCGGGCAGACGCGGCTCGAGGACAGCGTCGACCTGCTGGCGACGGCGCACACGGCGGTGACCAACGACTCGGGCCTGATGCATGTGGCCGCAGCCGCCGGCACCCGCGTGGTGGCGATCTTCGGCTCGACCTCGCCGCGCTTCACGCCGCCGCTGACCAGGCGCTGCCACATCCACTACCTGGAGCTCGACTGCAGCCCCTGCTTCCAGCGCGAGTGCCCGCTCGGACACCTGCGCTGCCTGCGGGAGATCACCCCGCAGGCCGTGGCGGCGTCCGTGCTGGCGCCCGCTATACTGCCGGCGGAACCGAATCAGCCACCGGCCGTGGCAGTCCCCGCCCGGCCCCAGCGGATCGAGACATGA